In Sphaeramia orbicularis chromosome 9, fSphaOr1.1, whole genome shotgun sequence, the sequence aaattaaactcttatgagctatttttgttatcattatattagtccaaacaaatgtacctttagttgtaccaggcattaaaatgaccaagaaattgaagaaaacaaggggtgatctaataattttttctgcaactgtatataccGTAATTTTAAGGACTTGATTGAATTTACGTCTCTTGAGATAACTAATTATAATTGGCACTATTTAAATAAAAGTGAATTGAATTAAACTGAGAAAATATACaattctaagaaaaaaacaaGCTCATTTCAAATTTCATGTCAGTAACATCTCCAAAATGTTGGGACACAGCAGTGTTTACCGTGGTGTAAAATCCCCTCTTCTCATaacaacagtctgtaaatgtctaaaaacctggagaccagttgTGATGTTTTGGCACAGGAATGTTGTCCATTCTTGTCTCATGCGTGATACTTTCTGCTCAACAGCCCTGGGTCTTCTTTGTTGTATCTTTCATGTTATGATCCAACAAATGTTTCAAACTGGTCAAAGGTCTGGATTGCAGGCAGGCCACATCAGCACATGGACTCTTCTACTACAAAGCTATGCTGTTATAATAGATGCAGTATGCAGTTTGACACTGTCTTGCTGAAATAGGGAAGGCCTACCTGGAAAAATACATTGGATGGGACCACATGTTGCTCTAAAACCTGTATACAGATTTCATTATTGATGATGCCTCCTTTTGTGCCAGTTGCCCATCCCATAAGCACTAATGTACCTCCAAACCATCAGAGATGCAGGCTATCTAGATGATCCCTTTGACCCCTAGATGGCCCCTTTCCTCTTTGGTCCAGAGGACACTGACTCAGTTAATTTTAAATGAACTTTGGGCCAAAGAAGATGGTGGATTTAATGCAGTGCAGCCTGATGACCAAAGGATCACTGACATCCAACACAGATTTCCAATCTTGCTGCTTGTGCACAGAGGTTTCTCCAGATTTTTGGAAACTTTTTAAGAAGTTATGCACAGTAAATACTGAAATATTCCAATCTTCACAATTTTTCACTGAGAAACTTTATTCTGAAATTACTTCTGAGTGACTCTGCCCCACTAAAATGCTTTTTTATAGCTGATCATGTTACTGACTTGTTGTCAATTATCCTGATTAGCTGCAAAATGTGCATCCAGCTGTTTCTTTTCAGAAACTCTTACTTGTTCAGCCTATAGTTGCTCCCATCCCAACTTTTTAGAGACTTGTTGCTGCCATCAAAACAATATATTTCCTTAGTTTAAACAATTAATATATGTGTAAAATCTTATCAAATAAGGAGCATCTATTTTGACCTCTCAAAATGAAAAATCATGTCAGGAGAGGGAGGCAAGACATATCTTGTCCAGAATGGGAGCAGGAGGATTTTCTCAGCACATTCCAGGAACAATAAAGGCAATTTATCACAAATGACATGAGAAACAGATGTCGAAAGAGACGCCGACTACAACAAAATGTACTCCAGGCTATTAAAAGGTTATGTTTGCCTGGCAACAGTCAGCTGTTGTGTGTTCTTATTTAGTTTTGGGGAAAATGCCTTAGAGGGCCAAGAGTGAATTGGTGATAGGTTAGGTAAATATGTATATTGACAAATGTGGAATGGTTTACATGAGTTTTTTCTTATATATGTGACCCAAAATGAATGGAACCTTGTTCATGCCATTTGGTGTAAAACCAGAGCTCTGTAAAGGTATTAAAGATGTACATGTGACAATATCTTGTCTCCTTAGTAATTATTTCTGACAACAAACATTTGGAGGTCATAGTTTCTACTTGTCAAGGAGGGGATGAAAACCTGTTGGAGAGTAATTACAGCTGTCTGACAAATGTAATGGAGTTAAAAGTATATAAtatgcctctgagatgtagtggagtaaaagtgTAAAACTATAGAAAATAGAAATACTCAATTGCAAGTACCTCAAATTTGTACTTAAGCGAAAGTAAAAATCTTACACTGTCTAAAACAAAAACCACAATGAACACTTAAAGCCAAACTTGGGACAGTTTTTAAACTGATACTGACAAGTTGTGATCTTCAACTCTTTATGCAAGTGAACTAAAATTTAGatttcattatgaaaatattagtgCAAACAGTATTAATTTCCATATATATTTTGATCTTAAATTAAGGCTTGATGGTTTCATTTAAGTAAAGGTCCTAATTAATTCTATTTCCTCAGTTAAAGCATCTAGTTTTTCCATTTGCATGGAAGCATAGTGCTGCCTGGCAATTGATCAGAACCATACTATAACAAGAACATTTTCATATTAAAACAAGATATcaggttaaaatgtgaaaacgtTCCAACAATACCTTATGAAGTAATACTTTTCATATCACAAAGTGTCATTTTCCTCATTGTaccataacaaaataaataaaaatatgaccTAAATCTGAAATAACATTTGCAACACATAACTTAAATATCAaagaacacataaaaataaagactgaaaaatgaataaaaaaagtacataaaatgAATTTCAGAACTGAATCCAAGTTTAAAACTACATTCATTACTGTTAAATGCATTGCTTTACTTCTCAGAGTTCAAAAGTTGAAGATCACAGCTTGAAGGGTCCGTCAAAAGTTGAATTgcacaattaaaactttttttttttaaattaacaaaaCATTTGTCCTAGATTTGGCTCCATAGTACACACTCATACAAGTGATATTATCTTCAACAAAATGACATTACCAAACTGTTAAAACATGTAACATGGACCACAAAAGCACTTGCtccaatgaaattaaaaaacagacaaaaaaaaaggtaaattgtGGATTGATATTACAAGTGAGCAGATTTGTTGAGCTGTCTTCTAGATATTGCAATGGACGTacaaaattatacaaatataaGGATTTTAGTTAATggtaacaaaaaagttatctcgaTGTCCAAGCTATCCATGAACGAAAACACccaatctgtaaaataaaatgtgaaatcaAACATTACAATTGTTGTGAATTGTGcagaaatgtaaataataaagacCCCCAAGGAACATGTTAACAGATGATGAAGGAATTTAGACTGCTTAACATGTTACTCACCACTCTCTTTTCCCTGAAGTCGATACCCACAGTCGTTGTGAACTTTCTGTTGAACTTGTTATCGGTGTACCTGTAGAGGAAGGTGGTCTTGCCCACCCCTGAGTCCCCTAGGGCCAGCAGCTTGATCAGATAGTCATAGTCCCAATCAGCCATTGTGTAGCCGGGTGCTCCACCTGCCACTTATACTCACAGTACAGTCCAGTGCTGGTTTGAGTTGTATAAAAGCTTGGAAGTTTTAAAGTACTCCCTTCAGAAAGTACTTAAAAGGAGAATAAACCTGAAAAGAAAGGTGAAACAGTTCCATCTAAACTACAGTTCTCACTCAGAGGGTGCAGGGACTTCACACAGACTTAGGTGGACGTCATAACTCTCCACTCATTAGGCGCTGATCAGAGAGCGACTAGCACATGACTTAAGCTGGCTTCCACATGAGCAGTCAAATGCCTCCCCAGACTTTCCTCTGACTTGCTGAGCGAAAAACACAGCTTGTTTGGCAGACAGAACTCCTTTTATTGACTTAAAGGGCTATGGGCAAGCAAGTTAACACTGCATGACGCCACTCAGGTCACTGCACTGTTTCGGTTACTCTTACAGTTTGAACCAGGCAGTGTGGAAAATCAGATTTTCTTATGTAAGCGATAGTTAGCAGTCTCCAAATATCCTCAGAAACACAATTGGCTTAGTATATACTCAATATTCAACTTGCTGGCAAATTTTCTGGATGTTTTAGCATTCAGAAAAAGGGACGATCATAAGACTCAAATTCAGTAATAGCAGGGCATGGGATGCAACCATAAAATCTGGAGTGATTTCCCATGCATGATTAGAAATCTAATCATGCAGTCAAGGTTTATCGGACAAATTCATTAACATGAGGAAATCCAGGCTTTTTAGTGTCTTCGCATCAAATAACATCAACCTTTAAACCAAATCAAAGCAAGACAGCTAAACATTTTACTCTGCAAACATATTACGGCTCCTCTGAACTTCTAATATAAAAGGACATTATCTTACCACTCTGTCTGCAAAAGGAGCCAACGTCCATTCAGAAGGTGTTGTATTACTCCTGATTCAATTAAATAACCAGTATCGTGATTGAATGGCATGTAGTATATTGACAACCTTTCCCCTTTTCACATGTGATCCAGGGAGGAGTTTCGCACCAACAAGAGCCAAGCAGGGCTGTGTGCATAGACCTGGTGTTTTTCTGGGATTTCACTTGAGTTACAATGCTTCATCAGCGAATAATGTATACCTCTGTGGATTTCAGTGGAAAACAACCCACAGACCTAATTTCTAGAGGCTCAACAGAATAATCCTACTTCTAGGAGTAAACAAAGAAACCTTGAGTTTAAGATTTACTCCTTCCTTCTTTAGTTAATAATGTCATGATCTAATTGCATCTGTGAATATTTATTTACAAGGGATTTTATATTACAGGTAACTTCAGGTGAAAGTTCAACATCTACAATTTAAACCCTTTTAGACTTGATATTAGCACAGACATAGAGAGGTACTGTCGATAAAACATCACAATAACTTTAAAGTAAAGACAACTTAGTCAAGCTCCAAGTTTCATTTACTTAAGATTTTTGTGTCTGTTGCATCTACATCTTTTAACACATGCTACAGTCATTATTTTCCTGTGTTTGATACGGTATGGTTAATTTGTAGCTGGTGATTAACTCTTTATGTATTGTGATGTCTCTTCAAGTATAATGCACAACAGTGTCATCAAACCCAGGTTCATAATACTGTCATGTTCCTATAGGCTGACATAATAATTGTTTCTGATTGatcttatttatgtgtttttcagaTTATCAACTTCAGGTATTTCTCCAAAATAAACCCTTATAGCCACACAACGGCCCAGTCTAACTGGGTTTGAAGTATTTCAATAAACTGTTTGCTTGGCTGCCTTGTCCTCCAGTCTTTTTGTCTTTGGTCACCGAGTTTCTCCCAGGTTTCTTAGACGAAGGAGCTTTTAGGACAGGCTTGTGTTGCTTCCATTCAGACATCAGCTCCTTCTGAACATCCGGTGGAAGCTCTGAAAACACCTTAGGGTCCACATTTACAGGGAACTCGCAGTCAGAAGACCTGGGGAATGACAGTTCCTCTTCTGTCATGCTGTCTTCTCCATGAATTGCAGTGCTTGTGCCTAAGGGCTGCAGTGGAGGATTCCATGTGGTTGGTCTGTCAGATGAATCCAATTCATCAACAGCATCTTTTCTGTTAAGATTTTGTGAGTTTGTAAATGTCTGTGGGAGTGGGTTCGAGGGTGAGGGGCATTGTGGAGAAGTGTTTTTTCCTGGTAGGAATGAGGAGAGGGAATTTGAATAGGCAGGAGATAACAGCTCCTTCTGGATCTCTTCAGGGAGGACCTTGAACACTTCTGGATCAACATTTGGAGGTAACTGACTCATTGCAATGTTACATGTTTCATCTGGGTTCAATCTCACCACGCTGCAGGATGGTTTCTGTAGATGAGACACACCTACAGTGACAGCAGGGCTCTGTTTTCTTGTAAATCCATGTAATACTGCTTCAGAGGCAGAAACATTTTTTGAGGCTACTGTCCGTTGGGTAATGCTATGTGGGCTGGACTGATGATCCATGCTTTGTCCACCCCCGCTCTGAGAGAAATCATCCTATTGAAGATTTAAGAGGGAGGAGCAAAAATGATTTTCAGAGAAACTACTTCCAAGAAAGGGAAAGGATCATGAGTCATGATATAACAGTATGGTTTTAAAAGTAACAAAGCAAGTTTAAGATCTTTTCAGAACAGCGTGTTATCTAAACTGCACTGACaggctgtgtgtgtttgggaTACAATACCTGACTTTGTGAAGAGTAGCTTTGTGACTTTCTAGGAGATGTGCTGTGACTGAAGAAAGATGTTATGGAGCACTTTCCAGTAGCAGCAGCTCTGCTGTGCAGATTACTAAAGCAAACATTAATGAGTGTGAGGTGGAAAGCAGCTGTGATGTCAACCATCTTGTGGAAGAGCTTCATGGCCAAGGGGAGCAGCTGGACCAGGGCACTGTCAGTACTGCCTAATACAGGGGGGAAAATTTAGTTTAATCCATAGAAACATTAAATACTAAACAATGTACAGTATGTTAACACTATCTTAACCATAACAGTTGGCATACCTTATTAGAGAGACTTCTTTTTCATCTCTGGTCTGTCTGTTGTTTGACTCCCCCccattacatttaaaataaaatacctCAGGACTGGCCTCACATAATGTCAAAATTTGCCACAGTGTTTGCAAATATGGACTCAAGGATGAAGATTTTGGTGGCCAGAGGTCAAAAGTTAGGGTCGCTGTGGTGTCATGTCAGTCTGCTCTTGAGGATAATACTACACGAACACCATGAGAGAATTTTGTTATTTGATTCAAATGTGGCCAGAGGTCAAAATCACTGTGAGTTCAGAGGACAATTTTTTTTAGCCATAATGAGTGGATGTATCTGATGTAACTTTCAACTTTTGTTCTTTACAGTCTCAGAGAGAAAATCAGGGTGAACTTACATTATAAATTACAATTGAAATCCAGTgttttataaaatataataagcATTGTTTTAAGATGGAGAGAATTGGATTTGGAAGCTAAGTATAAATGAAATGATCTCACTCCTCcatttattaaataaaacaagatcGTTAAAGGATTTTGTTGAGCAAATGTTAGTTAATTACAATCTGACCTGATAGCATAActtagctatattagctaatTTCATATTGGCATTATTTCTGAATTTTACTGTAAGGTTTGTCATGTAGCCTGCTAATTAGTACGCTTATACATTACACAAAGTTGCCATTAAAGTGATCAAACCAACAGAATGTTTTAACATATAGCAAGTAGATGAAATTCCATTAATATAAGATTTCTTTCTAAGCTGTGCTATCTGTCAGTATTTTCAATATGTTAGTAGGTTTGGTGACTTTCACTTCTCACTCCTCCACAATCACCTCTGCCACAAAAAAAATCACCAGCAATACCAAAAATGCCAAACCTAAGACTTTTACAAGCAAACGAGTGACATGACTGTAGCTATGTCCACTTTTTATAGAGTCATATATGTGTATTATGTTATACACATGATGCCATATTAAGTTGTTCAATGCTTACCAGAAGTGATTTTCTGGCCTATGTGATTGGGGATAGGACACTGTCGACTCTCACGACTGAACCACTTGTTGGTTGCAGAGTATCTGCGAATGGTGAGACGGAAAGTTTGGGGCTGCCTGCCATCTTTGTGCATCCTTGTtttaaaacaaatgataaaagttaGATTCAGTGGCTCAAAAATTATACACACTAATGACATAGTGGCATTAAATAGGCAAGAAAACCGACCAACCTTTCCAATAGGCTTTTCAGGAGCTCTTGAATCTTTTCCAAAACATCTTTAGTGGATGAAATTTTCTTGAAGGAATCTTCATCACTGAGAGACTATAACATAAAAAGCACACTGCTGGTCAACTGAAAGGATGATGACAAAACAGACCTTCCGTTTAAGTAAATACTAGTAGTGTAGTTTGAGTAACGTATTCCACACCTGTGGGGCCCCAGTAGGTGTCACAGGTGAGTCATCAACACCCAGGGCCAGATTCTTCAATCGCTGAGCACTGGGGCTTCCAAACTCTCTCACTAACTCAGCCAATGAGAAGAGCTGAAGGTCACTCACACTGACCAATCCCAGGGCCTGAAGTCTCTTGGCTGTTTGGTGTCCCACCCCTGAGAAGACAtgagaataataacataacaacagccTAAGGAGACAGTGATGAaattaaatgtaatgtttttaggtaactgaaaacaaaactgaaaaaaatgacaaactaaatGTGTGACAATATGAGAATTAGAAAACAGATATGGATTTTTGGTATCTACATCACCTGCAGGACTTCTCATTACTAGAGTTTTAACTCTTAAACAGTAATACTCAAAATTATTCTGATCAATGATTAAGTaatttatttcaggtaaaatcTCAAAAAATTCATAGACTGCAGCTTCCCATGAGTAAACAagttatacttttcttttgtttattacaGAATAAATTAATTAACAGAATACCAAAATAAACTATTTTTTGCAGAATAAACTAACAAATAATTAAGATACATATAGAGAGCCAAAGTCCTGCCCCTTATGCTATGCCCCATGGGACCTAACCCagggaaaaaatatgaacagtggTCAAAGGTGAGAGACAAATAATTTTTTGAGCCCAATTAActtgtcaccatttacacatccatccatccatccatcttctgaacccacttcatcATTTCCGCATATGATGTTTATcaatttaaaatataattttatgagCTAAGCAAGTCACAGCTTGTGCTAAAGATATAAAAATACATACTTTTGTGtcaaacagctgaatggactACATCTCTTGTCATATGAGGTAcacgtcaccaacaccaaaaaGGGTGCTTCCTTTGCACATTCTGCACAATCTATGTGAATGGGATGAAAATGTATGAAACGGCATGAAAATCACTCTGACCATCTTAAGGCTGTAGAGACACCTATGAAAGCTCTGAACAGTGTGTAGAGAGACAGTTACAATGCTATCAATGCTGCAGCTTTCTGCTGTGTGtcttcatatttatgtattttcacagtctgatactccAACAGCTTTACCACAAACTGCATTTATAGACTCCTCTAAACTGTCAAACATGAGCTGCAAACCAACACCTCAgcagttgtattgtattgtgattGTATTTCACGGTCtaaaacctttatttaatcatgcAGCATTTTGGTATTTAAAACTTGAGTTGGCAAATATACCTGGTACTTTGCGGAGGCTGCTCAGGCAACTCACAATGTTGCTGACATCCTCAGGCAACAGAGTGGTTTGCTGATTTGGTTTGAAGGTGCCCGACACCAGTTTGGCCAGCAGTTTGTTTGTGGCGATGCCAGCGCAGCCGGTCAGGCCCAGTTTGCTGTGGATGGCCTCTCTCACCTCTGCAGCAACATGTGAACCTAAAGCCAGCCTTGGGTGTTTACCGGTGGTATCATCTGTAtctaataatgaaaaaagcttgGTAATATCAGCAGTTCATGGTCTGAATTTTAACCAGATCTTTCAGTTTCTTGCAGTGTGAAACTGAGAGCTCAATGCAAATTCTGTAGTTTCTCAAAATGTTTCATCTCATTTCCCATTTTCCAGGGGCCAGGTGCACATCTACAGCTACATACACAatgcataaatatacatactgatATGATTGTAGACATGGCCTTTAAACGAGTAGCTGTGTGATTCATGTGTCTGCGTAAGCCGTCTTTCCACCATCTCCGTGATGTCCATGAAGTTCTCATCAAATCCAAGCCTCTCTACCAGTGGACAGTAGGACATCAGCAGCTCTAAGGTAAGAAGATGACATAAGGTGCAGCAAATACAATCGaatcaaaaaagagaaatatgCTCTCAGAGTCTAGTATATAAAGGCGCAACTATTTCAAACTGGTCCAGTCTAATACAACGGACCTGCTAAAATTGCTACTATCCTGACAATAAAGTATAAGTGATCTGCTTATTCCGTGTTTTGATACTGTTGTTTTGTGTGCTATTGAATTTCACAATGTTATAGTGAGTTGTTAAATATTTATTGGATCTGAACTGACAAAATTTTGCAAAGAAGCATTATCATAGACATTATTTCCCACCCAGTGTGTCTTTTAACCTCCAGCCAAGAGCATTCAAATCTTAAGAAAAGTCTGCTTCTCGGATTTGAACTTTCTAACACTAAATCCTGACACCTAGTACTAATAATTAAGCTAcacaggttattctgctgttaaaTTCTCTCATAATTTTTCTGAGAATTACCTCACATCACGTGTCACCAAAAGGACCCATAGGTTTAGATTCATCACTGACTGTCTTTTAAAATTGTGGCCTCAGTCTTACAAAGTTCTTAAGCCTTACCTGTCACTTTATAGGACATTTCTCTGTAATGTGTCAGGTCTTCTCCTTTGACCAGCACCAGCTGAGGACATTTTTCCATTGCATCAGTCACAAACATCAGCTTGGTGACACCTTGCTCTCTTGCCACATAGTTACATGTGACTACTATGTTTTTCTGCTGAATGCCtgatgaaatgagaaaaaaacaaaacaaaaacaatatggcATTTAACTGTTCTGGAAAACAAACCCATTTAGATCCTGTGTACGTAGTCACTTTTTTACCTAAAGGCACATTTTTTAGAGCTGGATTTCTGATCATTTCTACTTGAGCATAGAAGCAGTCCAGGTCAAAATGCACAATGACTCTATGTGCAGGTGTTGGTATCATATTATCGTctgaaccttaaaaaaaaaaaaaacaaaaaaaaaaacagagcgtcAAGCATTAAACCGTCTTTATCAGTTGGCACGTATGCACATATAACAGAGAAATACTTTTCCTGACTGGCAAAAAGCCATTTAAATATTACAGAAAGTCAGTTTTCAGTTTTCTAGATTGTCTTTGGATACTTCACCAGGAGTTGGATCTGTGAAAATATTCTTCCATTCGGTGTCATCTTCTCCCGCTTCGTCCTCACTGTTTTCCATTTCGAACAACGCTGAGAGTACGCGTTTTCAAAACTTTAATGTATCAGAAACCAGATAAAACAGATGTATATGCAACAGAGGGAGAATGACAACAACACCATGCACGATGTACGTACTCCCGGGTAAGGTCTGTTTAGGTGTAAAGTCCAGTTCAGCTTTGTACAACACTACCACCTACCGACGTGGAGGGCTTActgcgataaaaaaaaaaaaaaaaaaaaagtaaaaattaaaaataaggcCAATTTCGTGCCCACATTAGTTGCATATTAGTGGTTTAATCTCTAAAAATATACaacattttattattatggtAATTCGTTTAATATTCTTATTTTCGTCCCGAGGCTATATAAACGAGGCCGGTGGTGTGTTCAGGTTCATTTCAATCAACGGTCAGCCAAGCGTCAGCCAGGTCATTACTAATTAACCCCGAGGGTCTTTGGCGTCCCTTACAGTTCTTTAGCTAATGTTTTCTTCATCTGGACTCTTTGCTAATATAAGTTGTCCCCTACAAAAACGCGGACTTTGTGGCCGGCCTCATTGTCAGTACAAACATGCCAGCGAACTGGCTGAGATGTTTGGTACTTCACACAAATCCGTTGACAACTCTCCAGGTCAGTATTTTGATGCTAGCTAAATGTTAGCTAATTCAGGTTTAGCTAAGTTTAACACTCACCTTTTGTATTGGGAAGTTGAAAACAACTTTaaatggtttcaaaaagtcttaaacccattcatttacaacatGGTTTATGTGAAAATGAGCAATAGGAACATaccagaaatgtattttttaacagGTAAACTTTATTTCTGTAATCAATAGCAGCCCACTTTTATAAATATTAGCAAGTATCAAAGGTGTAACTTGTTGCTTATCTAAAGGGGTAAAAGATGTACTGTGATTCTACAGTTTCATCACATTTGTAAGTGTTTCTGGCTTGCCCAACAGTAAACACCTTAGTGTAGTTTATCCATTCTCACATTTTATGATCTTCATATTGTGTCAATGATAGAaatataattttgttttttgtaaccTTTTTAACAGGAGTCCATCTTGGTGTACCAGTGACAGATGAAACTACAGGTGACTGCCTCCAGGAACTGGAGCGGATCAACAAGGAGATTGAAACCGTACAGCACGAAGTTGAACAGGAGCAGAGACGACTGTCACACTACCGGATCATACAGGCTGACAGCAGAAATACTACAGAAACATCCAATTTCTCTTTTGCCAAGTGTGTAGCAGTAAATAAAAAGCTAGATAGAGATACTTGCGGACATTATAATTGTGCTAAAGGGCACTCTCAAGCAAGAAAGTATGTACTTGACAATTCAAAACCAAGAACTGATTTGGAGTATGACCCTCTGTCCAACTTTTCGGCTGATTTGCGGTCCTACAGCTCATCAAATAACGAGCAAAAAGTTAAAAATGGACAGGGTttgaaaagagaaaaacatgCCACCCATAGTGCCCGTAAGCCATCCCATCTATATCAGATCCCACTTTCCCGATCCCCCTCTCCAGAGCACTCGGACCCAAATGAAGAAGGCATTCTAATTATCGATATTTCTCCTTCACCTGACAAAAAGATAGGTCAAACTCTCACATCTACCAATTCTCCTGTCTCCAGTTTTCAGGATACGACAGAAAAAGTTTATTGTACAAAAAATAATCAAGATATTTCTAACGTATGTCACaacaaaaattgtgaaaatacATCAGATGATGGAAATGTGATTGACTTGACTAGATATTCTGAAGACGGAGCAACAAGTCCTGAGCTTTCAGATGAGCTAAGTCACAGTTGTATTGATCAGCTGTTGGAAGAAACCATAAATGTTGATGAACTGCCTCATATTCCAGTGCCTTGTAGTGGGAAGATGAATCCAATGCATCCACAGGTTGATCATCCCAAGAAATCTCACTTTCATAAAACCTCAGGTGCCAAGTCATTTTCACCATACAGACAATGCATGAAACAAACCCAGAAAAGTGAGCAGCCAGCTCAGAGCATTACTGATAACATCTGGTCTCTAAACAGAAGTCTGTCATTAGTGCCCCAAAAGATATCAAGCAGAGTTTCAGGACAGATGCAAGATGAAGATTCTATGGATTGTTCTTCACCTTCACACTCCCAGCGAGTTTCAGCTGGCAGCCTTTGTGAATCCCAGTATACTTTGCCTGCCTCAAATCTAACAAGGGCTCAACTGCCATCTGAATCTACTGACCTGCACTTGATGAAAGAAGATAAAGATGTTATAGTCATTGTTTCCAGCAGTGATGAGATGGAGGAGTTGGACCTTTCTGATGTGGACTTTTCAGACACGGACCCAGTGGAGGAATGTTATAGAATTTTTATGGAGGCAAACAATGAGGACAAGGGAAATGAAGAGCAACCTGTTGTATCTGTAAGTATATGAAATATGAATAAaggcaaataaaaatgtgtccataGACTAAATAAAATTTCCCCATACCATGTCATTGGTAGTTTGGAAATGCAGCAGAGGAGAAGCCTGATGTAAATGTAAAACTGCAAGGACTGACAGGAAAGAAGAGGGTGGCTCACGAAGCCAAACTTACAGAGGTACACATTGAATTCACATCTTAAATTGTAGCCATTTGTGCGCAATTAAATCtaacaatacagtacaatacacgAAACTGAGGAACAGAACATTTTAAAGTCATTTCTTGTGGCTCAGCCCTCTCAGTGTTTCGGAcgatgtcttatttttttttatatgatgatttatttatttatttattttttttgatacTCACATTTTCATtgaagtttttcacattttagcaAAGAGATACATATTCAAATTGAGTATTCCATTATAGAGTTGGAGAAATAGAACAGATGTTTcaagtaaagaaacaaaaaacagaataacgCTCTTGATTACCGATGTCTATCGTCCAAAAATAAGGTGCATGCATTTGAGTCTGTCAATCCTTGTGCATTATTCACTGTGTCattgataatttattttttaaatgacttGATCTTCTCAGCAGCCAGTGGCTAAAAGCAAACCTCAGCCCCAGGTGCT encodes:
- the poli gene encoding DNA polymerase iota, which produces MENSEDEAGEDDTEWKNIFTDPTPGSDDNMIPTPAHRVIVHFDLDCFYAQVEMIRNPALKNVPLGIQQKNIVVTCNYVAREQGVTKLMFVTDAMEKCPQLVLVKGEDLTHYREMSYKVTELLMSYCPLVERLGFDENFMDITEMVERRLTQTHESHSYSFKGHVYNHINTDDTTGKHPRLALGSHVAAEVREAIHSKLGLTGCAGIATNKLLAKLVSGTFKPNQQTTLLPEDVSNIVSCLSSLRKVPGVGHQTAKRLQALGLVSVSDLQLFSLAELVREFGSPSAQRLKNLALGVDDSPVTPTGAPQSLSDEDSFKKISSTKDVLEKIQELLKSLLERMHKDGRQPQTFRLTIRRYSATNKWFSRESRQCPIPNHIGQKITSGSTDSALVQLLPLAMKLFHKMVDITAAFHLTLINVCFSNLHSRAAATGKCSITSFFSHSTSPRKSQSYSSQSQDDFSQSGGGQSMDHQSSPHSITQRTVASKNVSASEAVLHGFTRKQSPAVTVGVSHLQKPSCSVVRLNPDETCNIAMSQLPPNVDPEVFKVLPEEIQKELLSPAYSNSLSSFLPGKNTSPQCPSPSNPLPQTFTNSQNLNRKDAVDELDSSDRPTTWNPPLQPLGTSTAIHGEDSMTEEELSFPRSSDCEFPVNVDPKVFSELPPDVQKELMSEWKQHKPVLKAPSSKKPGRNSVTKDKKTGGQGSQANSLLKYFKPS